The following coding sequences are from one Zalophus californianus isolate mZalCal1 chromosome 5, mZalCal1.pri.v2, whole genome shotgun sequence window:
- the LOC113928606 gene encoding interleukin-3-like: MNSLPILHLLLFLLGFQALQAQGRSLSAYQPKQYFKMISEIMDVLNTSPSPSEEALDPNEINTLLNTTLLRPNLDAFLNATKNFYNNESLIWKNLKEFLPLLPNPTPRGEPIYIENNWDDFQKKLKKYLEALDNFLTFKNKH, from the exons ATGAACAGCCTCCCCATCCTGCATCTTCTCCTGTTCCTGCTTGGATTCCAAGCCCTACAGGCACAGGGGCGGTCCTTGTCGGCATACCAGCCTAAGCAATACTTCAAGATGATCAGTGAAATTATGGACGTCTTAAACACTTCACCCTCGCCTTCAGAA GAAGCCTTGGACCCAAATGAGATAAACACCCTGCTG AACACTACTCTTCTGAGGCCAAACCTGGATGCATTCTTGAATGCTACCAAAAATTTCTACAACAATGAGTCACTAATCTGGAAAAATCTTAAG GAATTCCTGCCACTCCTGCCCAATCCCACACCCAGG GGAGAACCGATCTATATTGAGAATAACTGGGATGATTTccaaaagaagctgaaaaaatatCTGGAGGCCCTTGATAACTTTCTGACTTTCAAGAACAAGCACTGA